A stretch of the Chitinophagaceae bacterium genome encodes the following:
- the yidC gene encoding membrane protein insertase YidC, which yields MDRQQITGLILIGGLTLYIIFFSPKPEVQKQTNNTEQKNKKDSTSHQNDKATLSQNIQVDTTQQALFRQEQFGIFSPIAHGIEKEINIENEDLHIIFSNKGGTIKQVTLKKYTTYTGTPLIIFDAEKSIFQTHFTSFNKAFAFTDFFFIPQEKKITSDTTQIIFRAYIDAQRYIEQTYTIPQKGYLISYSHQLIGLSTDVSPQNVAIHWKNNVAHIEKDINDLRARTFINYYTTEEEKDELGDNSVSLEQESIDTPLKWISFKQKFFSTALIPKEPFQSADISTKVDEQDPNSAKQMIATIQINPKNWTQEKFICNLFFGPNEYNTLKEIAPDFSSNIDFGWAILKWINKGFMLPIFHFLETITLNHGIIIIILVVLIRIILLPLTYHSFIGMAKMRILKPEIDQIKEKYPDDLQKQQVENMNLYKQVGVNPLSGCIPMLLQLPILFAMFYFFPNIIELRQKPFLWAEDLSTYDSIASLPFSIPFYGSHVSLFTLLMTASSLLLTWFTNQMTTVQGPMKVLQYIAPIMFLGLLNSYSAGLSFYYFVSNIASVAQQELIRKLINEKKIRKKLDENRKKNQNKNKSSFQLKIEDAMKKAKDKKNTKGGSKN from the coding sequence ATGGATAGACAACAAATAACAGGACTCATTTTAATAGGAGGACTAACACTATACATCATATTTTTTTCCCCGAAACCCGAAGTCCAAAAGCAAACAAACAACACAGAACAAAAAAATAAAAAAGACAGCACCTCACATCAAAATGATAAAGCCACTCTCTCTCAAAATATACAAGTAGATACTACTCAACAAGCCCTCTTCCGCCAAGAACAATTTGGAATATTCTCCCCCATAGCACATGGAATAGAAAAAGAAATTAACATAGAAAATGAGGACTTACACATCATTTTTTCCAACAAAGGAGGAACTATAAAACAAGTAACCCTCAAAAAATACACTACCTATACAGGAACTCCTCTCATTATCTTTGATGCAGAGAAGTCAATATTTCAAACGCATTTTACCTCATTTAATAAAGCATTTGCATTTACTGACTTCTTTTTTATACCCCAAGAAAAAAAAATAACATCCGACACCACACAAATTATTTTTAGAGCATATATAGATGCACAAAGATACATAGAACAAACCTATACCATACCACAAAAGGGATACCTTATATCTTACTCTCACCAACTCATTGGACTCTCAACAGACGTCTCCCCACAAAATGTTGCAATACATTGGAAAAATAATGTTGCTCATATAGAAAAAGATATAAACGACCTCCGAGCAAGAACATTCATAAACTATTATACTACTGAAGAAGAAAAAGATGAACTGGGCGATAATTCTGTTTCTCTAGAACAAGAATCTATTGATACACCACTGAAATGGATTTCTTTCAAACAAAAATTCTTCTCTACCGCTCTGATACCAAAAGAACCATTTCAATCCGCAGATATTTCTACCAAAGTAGACGAACAAGATCCAAACTCGGCAAAACAAATGATTGCTACTATTCAAATAAATCCTAAAAACTGGACTCAAGAAAAATTTATATGTAACTTGTTTTTTGGACCTAATGAATACAATACTCTCAAAGAAATAGCCCCTGATTTTTCCTCTAATATTGACTTCGGATGGGCAATCCTTAAATGGATAAACAAAGGATTTATGCTCCCCATATTTCATTTTTTAGAAACTATTACTCTCAATCATGGAATCATTATAATAATACTCGTTGTCCTTATACGAATTATTTTATTACCACTCACCTATCATTCTTTTATAGGAATGGCAAAAATGCGTATTCTCAAGCCCGAAATAGACCAAATAAAAGAGAAATATCCCGACGATTTACAAAAACAACAAGTAGAAAACATGAACCTCTATAAGCAGGTAGGAGTAAACCCACTGAGCGGATGTATCCCAATGCTTCTACAACTCCCTATATTATTTGCAATGTTTTACTTCTTTCCTAATATTATAGAACTACGCCAAAAACCATTTCTCTGGGCAGAAGACCTCTCTACTTACGATAGCATCGCATCACTACCCTTTTCTATACCATTTTATGGAAGCCATGTAAGCTTATTTACCCTCCTTATGACCGCTTCCAGCTTACTGCTCACATGGTTCACCAATCAGATGACCACTGTGCAAGGTCCTATGAAAGTACTCCAATACATTGCCCCCATTATGTTTTTAGGACTCTTAAACTCTTACAGTGCAGGACTTTCTTTTTATTATTTTGTTTCGAACATCGCATCTGTAGCACAACAAGAGCTCATAAGAAAACTCATAAACGAAAAAAAAATAAGAAAAAAATTAGATGAAAATAGAAAAAAAAATCAAAACAAAAATAAATCATCTTTCCAACTAAAAATAGAAGATGCAATGAAAAAAGCAAAAGACAAAAAAAATACTAAAGGAGGTTCTAAAAACTGA
- a CDS encoding sigma-70 family RNA polymerase sigma factor, with translation MSFISFREKKENIFGFTIQNNTTKQRKEDGYDSPLPAFIPMKNFKMSVSNYSEETIIRGCQQGKQTFQTLLYERYSAVLLGLCRRYIKKSADAEDIMIHSFVKIFENIKKYTFTGSFEGWIKRITINECLQFLRKNKLIFVDMDTLHKNEVIEAEYDNTELDEMYLLEMVNSLSTGYKTVFNLYVIEGYTHKEIADILGITENTSKSNLSRARDILRGRILAQKKNNLIV, from the coding sequence TTGTCTTTTATTTCATTTAGAGAGAAAAAAGAAAATATATTTGGTTTTACTATCCAAAACAATACAACAAAACAGAGAAAGGAAGATGGATACGATAGTCCTCTCCCCGCATTTATACCAATGAAAAACTTTAAGATGAGTGTGAGTAATTATTCAGAAGAAACCATTATAAGAGGATGCCAGCAAGGAAAGCAGACATTTCAAACTCTTTTGTATGAAAGATATTCTGCGGTGCTTTTGGGACTTTGCAGAAGATATATAAAAAAGAGTGCTGATGCGGAAGATATAATGATACATTCGTTTGTAAAGATATTTGAAAATATAAAAAAATATACTTTTACGGGCAGTTTTGAAGGCTGGATAAAGCGAATTACTATCAATGAGTGCCTGCAATTTTTGAGAAAAAATAAACTTATTTTTGTAGATATGGATACCCTTCATAAAAACGAAGTGATAGAAGCAGAATATGATAATACAGAATTAGATGAAATGTATCTTTTAGAAATGGTGAACTCTCTCTCTACGGGATATAAGACAGTATTTAATCTGTATGTGATAGAAGGATATACTCATAAAGAAATAGCAGACATATTAGGAATAACAGAAAACACCTCTAAGTCCAATTTGAGTAGAGCCAGAGATATTTTACGAGGAAGAATACTCGCCCAAAAAAAGAATAACCTTATTGTATGA